In Juglans microcarpa x Juglans regia isolate MS1-56 chromosome 7D, Jm3101_v1.0, whole genome shotgun sequence, the following are encoded in one genomic region:
- the LOC121238161 gene encoding uncharacterized protein LOC121238161, translated as MARFFFCKLLIYLSSDNELDVVLNVEVNGESSRHRGNRQHRKFIRRDHIQWHECLFHDYFIENPIYHSNLFRMRFRMSRPLFLCILKELEAYEPYFVKRRDNAGRLSLSSMQKITVTLKMLSYGVTKDFIDEYIHIGESTTMESLKIFCKTIVTVFSDEYLWSPNVNDIARLLAIGEQCEFSRILGNIDYMHRK; from the coding sequence ATGGCtcgttttttcttttgcaaattgCTTATATACTTGTCATCTGATAATGAGTTGGATGTTGTTCTTAATGTCGAGGTTAATGGAGAGTCATCGAGACATCGTGGCAATCGCCAACATCGTAAGTTTATTCGGCGTGATCATATTCAATGGCACGAGTGCCTTTTTCACGACTATTTCATAGAAAATCCAATATATCATTCTAATCTATTTCGAATGAGATTTCGAATGAGCCGTCCCTTATTTCTCTGTATTCTAAAGGAGCTAGAGGCTTATGAGCCATACTTCGTCAAGAGAAGAGATAATGCCGGAAGACTCAgtttatcttctatgcaaaagataaccGTAACACTTAAAATGCTGTCGTATGGGGTTACTAAAGATTTTATAGATGAATACATACATATTGGAGAAAGCACCACAATGGAGAGCCTCAAAATATTCTGCAAGACAATCGTAACTgttttttcagatgaatatttgTGGTCTCCAAATGTCAATGATATTGCTCGATTGCTTGCGATTGGTGAACAATGCGAATTCTCAAGAATACTGGGAAACATTGATTATATGCATCggaagtaa